TATTTTGGTACAGCATATAAGCGTATCTTTTTAAAGCGTCCGCTTACCTTATAGGCTGGTATTTTCTGGACGCTTTCGATGTCTCTATCAGTTAATCATTTCCGACTTACCAACAAGCAAATCAACGTTCAAGCCGGTAGTGGAACTTTCGAAAAATTTATCTATCTCATCCAGCACTTCATAAGAAATATAACGGACTTTTTTCTCAAAATCGAATCTTTTAAAAGAAGGACGTTTGATTTGTTCTATAACCCGGTTACGCTTGGCGGTGGGGGCAACTATAAAAAGCGGATAATTGCTATTAGGGGCTACTAGTTTTAAATCGGCAAATCTGAGTAAACCTGAATAGATAGCTGTAGTATTTTCAACTTCAAATGCTGCATCAATCCTAAATTCTTCCTTCCAAACAACATCAATATTCTCAACATATCTTGCAGGCGTATCAATACCAGCTGTAAACTCCTTTTCAAATTCATTAAACCCATATGCTGTAGTAATCTTGGGTTGATCATTTTTAGGTATCCATACTCGGGAGCCGGATTTAATTCCGAGACGTACTAATTTCCATTGCATTACTATATGATCGCTCAGCCTTTTATCGTCTAATACTTTATCAATATCATCTTTTGTTATTTCGGTTTTTTCGAATTTCTTATCTTTTTCTGTATAAATGGATTTTTTTTCTTCTATCTGTTGACCATTCTTAATCCGCTGTAATATTGAATATAGATCGTCATATTTTGAGTAAAATTCCTTCAGTTTGGCTTCGGCAATGCTTGTAAATCCACGAAGACCCCAATTTATGGCATATCCGAAAAGCTTTTTAAATTCAGTGAATGGCAACTCTATTTCCAGAGGATTTGCTATGAAATATATCAGGTTCCATCCATCGGACCTGCCGCTCTTAATATTTTGCCATAGCTCTTTGGATAAACTTGGATTAATTGTTGTAGCGGCAACCTTTCCGAGAAGTTTTATTGTGTCGCCTTCGACTATAAGTATGTCATCGCCCGGTTTCATCTTCTGAAACCGCGATCTATTGGATAGGGAATCCCTAGAACCCCAGACCGCTATAGCCTTATTACCAAAAATATTGGAAAGTTTATGTCTTAAGTTTGAATCAACATGCTGGAATATCCGATCAGGTAAAATTTTCTTTTTGACAGTATCTTCATAATGGACGAGTGCTTCGTAATTACCTTTTGGAATATATAGAATAAAAATATTTGTCATTTAAGTATCACTCTTCCCCCATAAATACAAAAACCGGGTCACATGCGCCCGGTTTGGATCAATATGCGGTTTGTGCTTTCATCGCCTCGTAGCCCCTTATTGGGTGTTATTATATCACTATAGTAACATTCAGGGCAACTCATTTCAGGGTTATGGGGATGGGTGTTTGGGGGAGGTAAGAAGGGAACCTTTGCAGACCTACGAGGAGTGTCCCGCCAATTCTTTCATTCGGGGCGGGATCCCGCCCCGAGCTCTACTCCAGGCGGGGATTACTCAAACCCGTCACACCTCGTAGGTCATTCCGTTGACCTCGCAGGTCGAAACCCTAGCCTGCGCTTCGGTTTCTCAGGCGGCGGTGCCATGAGTTGGCGGATGGCATCGAAGATCGCCGCGATATGCTTATCGTATTCCGAAAACTTCATATCATGATTCTTATATTTGAGCTCAAGGGCAGCGATTTTAGCGGCGAGGTCCTTATGCGTTAGCAATATATCTCTCAACCGCACAAAGGCACGCATTATAGCTATATTGACCTCGATAGCGCGTTCGCTATTAAGGACGCCTGAAAGCATAGCCACACCCTGTTCTGTAAAGACATACGGAAGATATCGCCTACCGCCTCTCCCTTCTTTTGAGGTTCCATTTTGGAACCTCAAAGACATAAACTCGTCTGCAGTTAGTTGAAACATAAAATCCCCTGGGAATCGTTTAATATTGCGTTTTATTGCCTTGTTAAGATTCTTGGTTTTAACTCCATATAGGGCAGATAAATCCTTATCCAGCATAACTTTGTGCCCACGAATAAGATAGATCTTATTCTCAATAACTCCCTGCGGTATTAATTCTTTCATGTTTTATCTCCTTTTCTGCCTATATGTAGGCATACCATCCCCTACTATATGGGGACCTTTGCAGACCTACGAGGAGTAATTACTCAAACCCGTCACACCTCGTAGGTCATTCCGTTGACCTCGTAGGCTGAAAGCCTATCCGGCGCTTCGGTTTCTCAGGTTGGGGTGCCATGAGTTGGCGGATGGCCTCGAAGATCGAGCTGATATCCTCGTCATGCTTCTCGATCTTTTTTTCGAGTTCGTTCAGCTTGTGGGCAAGCTCCTTGTGGGTGGAGAGGATCTGCCGTAATTTAACAAAGGCTCTCATTATGGCGATATTGACCTGTATTGTCCGTTTACTATTTAGTACGCTAGAAAGCATTGCAACGCCCTGTTCCGTAAAGGCATATGGATTTGCGCGTCTAGCTCCACCCCAACTTGAAGTCACAAATTGTGACTTCAAGATATCGTATTCCTCTTCACTCAACTGAAACATAAAATCATCGGGGAATCTATCAATATTACGTTTGACCGCCTGCATAAGAACCTTCACTTCAACTTCGTAAAGCTTAGCCAGATGCATACTTAGCATCACCTTATGCCCACGCATGAGATAGATTTTATTCTCGATAACCTCCTGAGGTATTAATTCTTTCATGTTTTGCCTCCGATTTGCTGCCATTTCACTATGGCAAATCGTCCCGAGACGCTATTATCTCATTCCCGCGACGAGGGATTACATTTATATAAACGGTTATCCCCTACCATATAAGATGCCAAAATCGGCAAAATTCTTGTCCCGCCAAGAATCTCACCCGGGGCGGGATCCCGCCCCGGGTTTGGCTCCGGGCGGGGCAAGTTTATTAAAGTGGCTTAATAAACTTGGCCGATGTCAGAGATATCGGCACTTAGCCAACACCGTGGCTTAATAAACTTGACAAAAATGTCCTATATGGTATATTGGGTTTGCGTCTGCAATAGAATACTATATCCTGCTTGAATCTTTAAAAGATTCGGGCGGGATTTTTTGTTTTTATGGAATATTACAAAAGGAGGGTGGTTTTATGAAACATGGTCTAAATGCTATGAATTACAAAAACTTATTACTGGAAGTTAAAGAAAGGATCCACAGAGCGCAGTACGAAGCTTTAAAAGCTGTTAACAAGGAGTTGATAGCTCTTTATTGGGATATAGGAAAAATAGTTGTGGAGAAGCAGAAAAAACATGGCTGGGGCAAGTCTATCGTCGAGAATTTGGCTCGGGACTTACAGCTCGAATTTCCCGGTATTCATGGCTTTTCCGTTCAAAATATATGGTACATGCGGCAGTTTTATCTTGAATATCACCGAAACGCAAAACTCCAACCACTGGTTGGAGAAATCAGCTGGACAAAACATCTAGTCATTATGAGCCGTTGTAAGGATATGTTGGAACGTGAATTTTACATCCGCATGACCCGTAAATTCGGTTGGACAAAGAACATACTCATTCACCAGATAAATACCAAGGCATATGAAAGGACTCTTCTTAATCAGACCAATTTCGATAAGGCGCTTCCCGACAGGCTGCGCCATCAGGCAAAGCTGGCAGTCAAAGATGAATACACGTTCGATTTCCTGGAATTGGAGGAAGACCATAACGAGCTTGAGTTAGAGCGGGAGGTAATGAAGAAGATGAACCGCTTCCTGGTTGAGATGGGAGGTGTATTCGCTTTTATGGGTAATCAATTCCGCATTGAAATCGAAGGCAATGAATTTTTCGTTGATATTCTTTTATATCATCGCCATTTAAAATGTCTTGTAGCGATTGAGCTCAAAATAGGAAAATTTATTCCGGAATATGCGGGTAAAATGCAATTTTATCTCTCTGTGCTGGATGATTTGGTAAAAACACCTGACGAGAATCCTTCTATAGGTATTATTCTCTGCCGGGATAAGAATAGAACGATCGTAGAATATGCGTTAAAGGATAGCGGGAAGCCAATCGGCATCGGAACTTATACACTAATGACAAGGCTTCCT
This portion of the Candidatus Omnitrophota bacterium genome encodes:
- a CDS encoding ORF6N domain-containing protein, which encodes MKELIPQEVIENKIYLMRGHKVMLSMHLAKLYEVEVKVLMQAVKRNIDRFPDDFMFQLSEEEYDILKSQFVTSSWGGARRANPYAFTEQGVAMLSSVLNSKRTIQVNIAIMRAFVKLRQILSTHKELAHKLNELEKKIEKHDEDISSIFEAIRQLMAPQPEKPKRRIGFQPTRSTE
- a CDS encoding ORF6N domain-containing protein — translated: MKELIPQGVIENKIYLIRGHKVMLDKDLSALYGVKTKNLNKAIKRNIKRFPGDFMFQLTADEFMSLRFQNGTSKEGRGGRRYLPYVFTEQGVAMLSGVLNSERAIEVNIAIMRAFVRLRDILLTHKDLAAKIAALELKYKNHDMKFSEYDKHIAAIFDAIRQLMAPPPEKPKRRLGFRPARSTE
- a CDS encoding PDDEXK nuclease domain-containing protein — its product is MKHGLNAMNYKNLLLEVKERIHRAQYEALKAVNKELIALYWDIGKIVVEKQKKHGWGKSIVENLARDLQLEFPGIHGFSVQNIWYMRQFYLEYHRNAKLQPLVGEISWTKHLVIMSRCKDMLEREFYIRMTRKFGWTKNILIHQINTKAYERTLLNQTNFDKALPDRLRHQAKLAVKDEYTFDFLELEEDHNELELEREVMKKMNRFLVEMGGVFAFMGNQFRIEIEGNEFFVDILLYHRHLKCLVAIELKIGKFIPEYAGKMQFYLSVLDDLVKTPDENPSIGIILCRDKNRTIVEYALKDSGKPIGIGTYTLMTRLPKDLKRELPSPEQIAKLLEEAK